From Lepus europaeus isolate LE1 chromosome 3, mLepTim1.pri, whole genome shotgun sequence, a single genomic window includes:
- the SGK1 gene encoding serine/threonine-protein kinase Sgk1 isoform X3, translating into MKEEAIKSPLKAFMKQRRMGLNDFIQKIANNSYACKHTEVQSILKISQPQEPELMNANPSPPPSPSQQINLGPSSNPHAKPSDFHFLKVIGKGSFGKVLLARHKAEEAFYAVKVLQKKAILKKKEEKHIMSERNVLLKNVKHPFLVGLHFSFQTADKLYFVLDYINGGELFYHLQRERCFLEPRARFYAAEIASALGYLHSLNIVYRDLKPENILLDSQGHIVLTDFGLCKENIEHNGTTSTFCGTPEYLAPEVLHKQPYDRTVDWWCLGAVLYEMLYGLPPFYSRNTAEMYDNILNKPLQLKPNITNSARHLLEGLLQKDRTKRLGAKDDFMEIKNHVFFSLINWDDLINKKITPPFNPNVSGPSDLRHFDPEFTEEPVPSSIGRSPDSILITASVKEAAEAFLGFSYAPPMDSFL; encoded by the exons CGTTcatgaagcagaggaggatgggccTGAACGACTTCATTCAGAAGATCGCCAATAATTCCTATGCGTGCAAGCA cACTGAAGTTCAGTCCATTTTGAAAATCTCCCAACCTCAGGAGCCCGAGCTTATGAACGCCAACCCTTCGCCTCCG ccaAGTCCATCTCAACAAATCAACCTTGGCCCATCATCAAACCCTCATGCTAAACCATCAGACTTTCACTTCCTAAAAGTGATTGGAAAAGGCAGTTTTGGAAAG GTTCTACTAGCGAGACACAAAGCAGAGGAAGCCTTCTACGCAGTCAAAGTGCTGCAGAAAAAAGCAATCCTGAAAAAGAAGGAG GAGAAGCATATTATGTCTGAGCGGAACGTGCTGCTGAAGAATGTGAAACACCCTTTCCTGGTGGGCCTGCACTTCTCCTTCCAGACGGCCGACAAGCTGTACTTTGTCCTAGACTACATTAACGGTGGAGAG TTGTTCTACCATCTCCAGAGGGAGCGCTGCTTCCTGGAACCACGGGCTCGTTTCTATGCTGCTGAGATAGCCAGTGCCTTGGGTTACCTGCACTCTCTGAACATCGTTTATAG AGACTTGAAGCCGGAGAATATTCTACTAGATTCACAGGGACACATCGTCCTGACTGACTTTGGGCTGTGCAAGGAGAACATTGAACACAACGGCACGACGTCCACCTTCTGCGGCACACCCGAG TATCTTGCACCTGAGGTGCTTCATAAGCAGCCTTATGACAGGACGGTGGACTGGTGGTGCCTGGGGGCCGTCTTGTATGAGATGCTGTATGGCCTG ccTCCTTTTTATAGCCGAAACACGGCTGAAATGTATGACAACATTCTGAACAAGCCTCTCCAGCTGAAACCAAATATAACAAATTCTGCAAGACACCTCCTGGAGGGCCTCCTGCAGAAGGACAGGACAAAGAGACTCGGGGCCAAGGATGACTTT ATGGAGATTAAGAATCACGTCTTCTTCTCTCTAATTAACTGGGACGATCTCATTAATAAGAAGATTACGCCTCCTTTTAACCCAAATGTA AGTGGCCCCAGCGACCTGCGGCACTTTGACCCTGAGTTTACCGAAGAGCCTGTCCCCAGCTCCATCGGCAGGTCCCCTGACAGCATCCTCATCACAGCCA
- the SGK1 gene encoding serine/threonine-protein kinase Sgk1 isoform X2, with the protein MTVKTEAARGPLTYSRMRGMVAILIAFMKQRRMGLNDFIQKIANNSYACKHTEVQSILKISQPQEPELMNANPSPPPSPSQQINLGPSSNPHAKPSDFHFLKVIGKGSFGKVLLARHKAEEAFYAVKVLQKKAILKKKEEKHIMSERNVLLKNVKHPFLVGLHFSFQTADKLYFVLDYINGGELFYHLQRERCFLEPRARFYAAEIASALGYLHSLNIVYRDLKPENILLDSQGHIVLTDFGLCKENIEHNGTTSTFCGTPEYLAPEVLHKQPYDRTVDWWCLGAVLYEMLYGLPPFYSRNTAEMYDNILNKPLQLKPNITNSARHLLEGLLQKDRTKRLGAKDDFMEIKNHVFFSLINWDDLINKKITPPFNPNVSGPSDLRHFDPEFTEEPVPSSIGRSPDSILITASVKEAAEAFLGFSYAPPMDSFL; encoded by the exons ATGACCGTGAAAACCGAGGCTGCTAGGGGCCCCCTCACTTACTCCAGGATGAGGGGGATGGTGGCCATCCTCATCG CGTTcatgaagcagaggaggatgggccTGAACGACTTCATTCAGAAGATCGCCAATAATTCCTATGCGTGCAAGCA cACTGAAGTTCAGTCCATTTTGAAAATCTCCCAACCTCAGGAGCCCGAGCTTATGAACGCCAACCCTTCGCCTCCG ccaAGTCCATCTCAACAAATCAACCTTGGCCCATCATCAAACCCTCATGCTAAACCATCAGACTTTCACTTCCTAAAAGTGATTGGAAAAGGCAGTTTTGGAAAG GTTCTACTAGCGAGACACAAAGCAGAGGAAGCCTTCTACGCAGTCAAAGTGCTGCAGAAAAAAGCAATCCTGAAAAAGAAGGAG GAGAAGCATATTATGTCTGAGCGGAACGTGCTGCTGAAGAATGTGAAACACCCTTTCCTGGTGGGCCTGCACTTCTCCTTCCAGACGGCCGACAAGCTGTACTTTGTCCTAGACTACATTAACGGTGGAGAG TTGTTCTACCATCTCCAGAGGGAGCGCTGCTTCCTGGAACCACGGGCTCGTTTCTATGCTGCTGAGATAGCCAGTGCCTTGGGTTACCTGCACTCTCTGAACATCGTTTATAG AGACTTGAAGCCGGAGAATATTCTACTAGATTCACAGGGACACATCGTCCTGACTGACTTTGGGCTGTGCAAGGAGAACATTGAACACAACGGCACGACGTCCACCTTCTGCGGCACACCCGAG TATCTTGCACCTGAGGTGCTTCATAAGCAGCCTTATGACAGGACGGTGGACTGGTGGTGCCTGGGGGCCGTCTTGTATGAGATGCTGTATGGCCTG ccTCCTTTTTATAGCCGAAACACGGCTGAAATGTATGACAACATTCTGAACAAGCCTCTCCAGCTGAAACCAAATATAACAAATTCTGCAAGACACCTCCTGGAGGGCCTCCTGCAGAAGGACAGGACAAAGAGACTCGGGGCCAAGGATGACTTT ATGGAGATTAAGAATCACGTCTTCTTCTCTCTAATTAACTGGGACGATCTCATTAATAAGAAGATTACGCCTCCTTTTAACCCAAATGTA AGTGGCCCCAGCGACCTGCGGCACTTTGACCCTGAGTTTACCGAAGAGCCTGTCCCCAGCTCCATCGGCAGGTCCCCTGACAGCATCCTCATCACAGCCA